From the Oleiharenicola lentus genome, one window contains:
- a CDS encoding TonB-dependent siderophore receptor — translation MFSDEVVGSVKTNTVKGEFTPKEALDLLLADTGLIASQDTRTGAFAVRRGMPNPNADPNGARVASTRSQDDRPVETSGSKAKDDIVVLSPFEVRASEDKGYHAANSVSATRVAVQIKDLPMNITALTDEFIRDQTSYDLYDVVKWAGVHQDNVSQSGWVRWNLRGFTNTAIQRNGITTNFRFLDPANIERVEIVNGPASLLYGQLNPGGIINYITKRPHHKAETSLSVAGGSHAYNRFLLDTTGPLPGTDGKLLYRAVAMRENISRFSQLAKGHKQTLAAAMTWRPTPRITFNAEFEEFRRDEPNTPSSLLIVYVNGVATLPYPGLPRNFSFTGLGDWQEYASRAFSADMSVALTEDIQLRVAFEQSKFRQEDRITGQAGTGILSQAVIDQFYPPGTLTPKDAMFRRNRYDLQDGDERTGQVELTGKFHLGGVRLTPLIGYRKNFHTDTRNIFKTNTTLAPWDMRNPATWNRIVPFGLDALNLNSDSSSFADNDSYYTVLTAAAFDERLQVLAGYGRYNVHSSPARNNITGVLTSPDSSRSANVPQLGALVRLTPGVSAFVSYSESFLANTAFLRVNSDVRTVPAKPSVGKGYEGGFKVELLDGRVSGTVTYFSTKANPTAVFEVFGGTAPDGRMLFTDVQGGSQRSSGIDANMLLTVAPGAQVYINYNRIKAVYAEHPTNAAFNGTRLVGTPDESFNIWGKYTFDGGALKGFFFGGGVSYVGSFVSQASNPVVSRMPGYTTFDAMVGTSFTVFQHPWKVDLTVRNVGDKFYYASASSFGSPRHGVVTLSTKF, via the coding sequence ATGTTCTCAGACGAAGTGGTCGGCTCCGTAAAGACCAACACGGTGAAGGGCGAGTTCACTCCGAAGGAAGCCTTGGACCTGCTGCTGGCCGACACTGGACTGATCGCGTCGCAGGACACGAGGACAGGGGCCTTTGCGGTGAGGCGCGGGATGCCTAACCCGAATGCCGACCCAAACGGGGCAAGGGTGGCGTCAACCAGAAGCCAGGACGACCGCCCCGTTGAAACCAGTGGTTCGAAGGCGAAGGACGATATCGTGGTGCTTTCACCCTTCGAGGTGCGGGCGAGCGAGGACAAGGGTTATCATGCCGCCAACTCGGTCAGCGCGACGCGCGTCGCCGTGCAGATCAAGGATCTGCCGATGAACATCACCGCGCTGACCGACGAGTTCATCCGGGACCAGACGAGCTACGATCTCTACGACGTCGTGAAGTGGGCCGGCGTCCATCAGGACAACGTCTCGCAGAGCGGGTGGGTGCGCTGGAACCTGCGCGGTTTCACCAACACCGCCATCCAGCGCAACGGCATCACCACAAACTTTCGCTTCCTTGATCCCGCCAACATTGAGCGCGTCGAAATCGTGAACGGGCCGGCCTCGCTGCTCTACGGACAGTTGAATCCCGGTGGCATCATCAACTACATCACCAAACGGCCGCACCACAAGGCGGAGACCTCCCTCAGCGTTGCCGGCGGCAGCCACGCCTACAACCGGTTCCTGTTGGACACGACTGGCCCGCTGCCGGGCACAGATGGCAAGCTGCTCTACCGCGCGGTGGCGATGCGGGAAAACATCTCGCGCTTCTCCCAACTTGCCAAGGGGCACAAGCAGACGCTGGCCGCCGCCATGACCTGGCGCCCGACCCCGCGGATCACCTTCAATGCCGAGTTCGAGGAATTCCGCCGTGACGAGCCGAACACCCCCAGCTCGCTACTCATCGTCTACGTGAATGGCGTGGCCACGCTGCCTTATCCCGGTTTGCCTCGCAATTTCAGCTTCACCGGGCTTGGTGACTGGCAGGAATACGCCAGTCGCGCGTTCTCCGCCGACATGTCCGTCGCCCTCACCGAGGACATCCAACTCCGGGTCGCGTTCGAGCAGAGCAAGTTCCGGCAGGAGGATCGCATCACCGGGCAGGCTGGCACCGGTATCCTGTCACAAGCGGTCATTGATCAGTTTTATCCCCCGGGCACGCTTACGCCCAAGGATGCAATGTTCCGCCGCAACCGTTACGATCTGCAGGACGGCGACGAGCGCACCGGCCAGGTTGAACTCACTGGCAAGTTCCACCTCGGCGGCGTCCGCCTCACCCCCCTCATTGGCTACCGCAAGAACTTCCACACGGACACGCGGAATATTTTCAAAACCAACACGACCCTCGCGCCGTGGGACATGCGCAACCCGGCCACTTGGAACCGCATCGTGCCGTTCGGTCTGGATGCGCTCAACCTGAACTCCGACAGCAGCAGCTTTGCGGACAACGACTCCTATTATACGGTGCTGACCGCCGCGGCGTTCGATGAGCGGCTGCAAGTGCTCGCCGGCTACGGACGCTACAACGTCCACAGCTCGCCGGCCCGCAACAACATCACCGGTGTGCTGACTTCGCCGGACAGCAGCCGCTCCGCCAACGTGCCCCAGCTAGGAGCGCTGGTGCGGCTCACGCCGGGGGTTTCCGCTTTCGTTTCCTACAGCGAGTCTTTTCTCGCCAATACGGCGTTCCTGCGCGTCAACAGTGATGTGCGCACCGTCCCGGCCAAACCCTCGGTTGGCAAGGGCTATGAGGGTGGTTTCAAGGTGGAGTTGCTCGACGGTCGCGTCTCGGGCACCGTCACTTACTTTTCCACCAAGGCGAACCCCACCGCCGTGTTCGAGGTTTTCGGTGGCACCGCGCCCGACGGCCGCATGCTTTTCACGGACGTGCAGGGCGGATCCCAGAGAAGCAGCGGCATCGATGCTAACATGTTGTTGACGGTGGCCCCCGGAGCCCAGGTCTACATCAATTACAACCGCATCAAGGCCGTCTATGCAGAGCACCCCACCAATGCAGCCTTCAATGGCACCCGCTTGGTGGGCACGCCCGATGAGTCCTTCAACATCTGGGGCAAATACACGTTCGATGGCGGCGCGCTGAAGGGGTTCTTCTTCGGCGGCGGCGTCAGCTACGTGGGCAGCTTCGTCAGCCAAGCGAGCAATCCCGTTGTCAGCCGCATGCCGGGCTACACGACGTTTGACGCCATGGTCGGCACCAGTTTCACCGTCTTCCAGCATCCGTGGAAGGTGGACCTAACTGTGCGCAACGTCGGCGACAAGTTCTACTACGCCTCCGCCTCCAGCTTCGGCTCTCCCCGCCATGGCGTCGTCACGCTCAGCACCAAGTTCTGA